A single genomic interval of Spirosoma taeanense harbors:
- a CDS encoding LuxR C-terminal-related transcriptional regulator yields the protein MNQLSTGQEATKNFSLRRRDFSILVAQSELFTCEVLSQLLKEQGYNVVGRAVEMDDTLQQIRVKRPQCVILESEISGRRSFDIVEQMQQSNMQTKFILYTSKPDLRMVARAMQMGFFGFLYASDGLEELYRCFQTVSSGGCYYSSGFMNLLKNYGVEVLSEARRDELSRLTDRERQVLRMIANGHTANEIADELGISYRTAVNHKAHIAKKLDLSSCRQLPRYGIEVKSYL from the coding sequence ATGAATCAATTATCTACAGGCCAGGAGGCCACCAAAAATTTCTCTTTACGTCGCCGGGATTTTTCGATTCTCGTTGCGCAGTCAGAACTATTCACTTGTGAGGTGTTAAGTCAACTTCTCAAGGAGCAGGGGTACAACGTAGTGGGCCGTGCTGTTGAAATGGACGACACACTTCAGCAAATTCGGGTGAAGCGTCCGCAGTGCGTTATTCTCGAATCTGAAATCTCCGGAAGGCGCAGCTTTGACATCGTCGAGCAGATGCAGCAGTCAAACATGCAGACTAAATTCATCCTATATACCAGCAAACCCGATCTTCGGATGGTTGCTCGCGCTATGCAGATGGGTTTCTTTGGCTTTCTGTATGCCAGTGATGGACTGGAAGAGTTGTACCGCTGTTTCCAGACTGTAAGCAGCGGGGGATGTTACTATAGTAGCGGATTTATGAACCTGTTGAAAAATTATGGCGTAGAAGTTTTGTCGGAGGCAAGGCGGGATGAACTGAGCCGGCTTACTGACCGTGAACGGCAGGTACTACGTATGATTGCAAACGGACATACAGCCAATGAAATAGCGGATGAGTTAGGCATTAGCTATCGTACGGCCGTAAACCATAAAGCGCACATAGCGAAGAAACTGGATTTGAGCAGTTGCCGCCAATTGCCCCGGTATGGCATTGAGGTAAAAAGCTATCTCTAG
- the dnaG gene encoding DNA primase — translation MRIPEETVDRIRQSADILEVINDFVSLKKRGSNYIACCPFHNEKTPSFNVNPTRQIYKCFGCGKAGDAVRFVMDIENIGYGEALRYLAKKYGIEIEEQEQTPEDLLRQNERESLLIVLNFAKTFFQETLQTSDEGKSIGLSYFRERGFTNPTIDAFELGYSFDQWDALMQAALRRGYSRDVLEKAGLILSKEGGKVFDRFRGRVMFPIHNVSGRVIAFGARILKTDKNQPKYLNSPETPVYHKSQVLYGIFQAKQTIRQEDVCYLTEGYTDVISLHQAGIKNVVASSGTSLTTEQIRLIARFTPNVTILYDGDAAGIKAALRGLDMVLEEGLNLRLLLLPDGEDPDSYVHKVGAEAFKAYIQQHSQDFIDFKANRWLSEAGDNPLKRAEGISDVCTSITKIPDPLKRQTLSQRVAQVFHVSEQSVISEINRQLRQQQDRSRKETDRQKEREMRQQPPVATPDEPSFDEINGLLNALEIDTAPAEFTEGAIPQPSNPSPDRSKVARTPLSYQEEECVRLLINYGVRELEPGITLCQYVLSELHEIDFQTPTFKLILSLFREAYSRGEILTADDFLNRQSADEVDMQQEAIHLTTPRYEISDGWLKHEIHVPSEEEIGILADAAYRNILRIKKMLAEQRMSSLQQQLREASMKAPEEADQILTEFMHFKRIDIEISRLLGTVISG, via the coding sequence ATGCGTATCCCTGAAGAAACAGTTGACCGTATTCGTCAGTCTGCCGATATTCTGGAGGTAATCAATGATTTTGTGTCGCTCAAAAAGCGCGGCAGTAATTACATAGCCTGCTGCCCGTTCCACAACGAGAAGACCCCGTCATTTAACGTTAATCCGACGCGCCAGATCTATAAGTGTTTTGGCTGCGGCAAAGCAGGTGATGCCGTCCGGTTTGTCATGGACATCGAAAATATCGGTTACGGTGAGGCTCTGCGGTATCTGGCCAAGAAATATGGCATTGAGATCGAGGAGCAGGAACAGACGCCCGAAGATCTGCTTCGGCAGAACGAGCGCGAGAGTTTGCTGATCGTTCTGAATTTTGCCAAAACGTTTTTTCAGGAAACGCTGCAGACGAGTGATGAAGGCAAAAGTATTGGTTTGAGCTATTTCCGCGAGCGGGGATTTACCAATCCGACCATCGATGCGTTTGAACTAGGCTACAGTTTCGACCAGTGGGATGCGCTGATGCAGGCAGCCCTACGCCGGGGCTATAGCCGTGATGTCCTCGAAAAAGCCGGGCTGATACTGAGCAAAGAGGGTGGGAAAGTATTCGACCGTTTCCGGGGCCGGGTAATGTTTCCAATTCATAACGTTTCAGGCCGGGTTATTGCGTTTGGCGCCCGAATCCTGAAAACCGATAAGAACCAGCCCAAGTACTTAAACTCGCCCGAAACGCCAGTTTATCATAAGAGCCAGGTACTTTACGGCATCTTCCAGGCAAAACAAACCATCCGTCAGGAAGACGTCTGTTATCTTACAGAAGGCTATACTGATGTAATCTCCTTACATCAGGCGGGGATTAAAAACGTGGTCGCTTCATCAGGGACTTCGCTGACGACCGAGCAAATCCGGCTCATCGCCCGCTTTACGCCAAACGTTACAATACTTTATGACGGCGATGCGGCCGGGATTAAAGCGGCCCTGCGCGGTCTGGATATGGTGCTGGAAGAAGGGCTTAATTTGAGGCTATTATTGCTGCCTGATGGCGAAGACCCAGATAGTTACGTCCATAAAGTTGGAGCCGAAGCATTTAAGGCGTATATACAACAGCATTCGCAGGATTTTATTGATTTTAAAGCTAATCGGTGGCTAAGCGAAGCTGGGGATAACCCTCTTAAACGGGCCGAGGGCATTTCCGACGTTTGCACCAGCATTACCAAAATTCCCGATCCTCTCAAACGGCAGACGCTCTCGCAGCGCGTAGCCCAGGTTTTCCATGTCAGCGAGCAGTCGGTTATTTCCGAAATTAACCGGCAACTGCGTCAGCAACAGGACCGTAGCCGCAAAGAAACCGACCGTCAGAAAGAACGGGAAATGCGTCAGCAACCACCCGTCGCCACTCCTGACGAGCCCTCTTTTGATGAGATTAATGGTTTACTGAACGCACTGGAAATCGATACTGCACCAGCAGAGTTCACTGAGGGTGCCATACCGCAGCCATCTAACCCCTCACCTGACCGATCAAAAGTCGCCCGTACGCCCTTATCGTACCAGGAAGAGGAGTGCGTTCGACTCTTAATTAATTATGGCGTACGGGAGCTGGAACCGGGCATTACGCTGTGTCAATATGTGCTCAGTGAGTTGCACGAAATCGACTTTCAGACGCCCACATTTAAGTTGATTCTATCGCTTTTTAGGGAAGCCTATAGTCGGGGCGAAATTCTGACCGCTGATGACTTTCTTAATCGACAGTCAGCTGATGAGGTCGATATGCAGCAGGAAGCCATTCACCTGACAACACCGCGCTACGAGATCAGCGATGGCTGGCTCAAACACGAAATTCACGTACCTTCTGAAGAGGAAATCGGAATCCTGGCCGATGCGGCCTACCGAAATATACTGCGGATCAAGAAAATGCTGGCCGAACAGCGAATGAGTAGTCTGCAGCAGCAACTCAGGGAGGCAAGCATGAAAGCACCGGAAGAAGCCGATCAGATTCTAACTGAATTTATGCACTTTAAGCGAATCGATATAGAGATTTCGCGTTTGCTGGGAACGGTTATTTCGGGATAA
- a CDS encoding vanadium-dependent haloperoxidase, whose translation MKPYLSPPHKAFLSDNRRWPWLFVVFLGIVLQSCQPTDPTTPAPIGKTADQYTAEVASRWATLQLKLTQLTPGFSPPVASRAYGYAGLAMYEAVVPGIPNRRSLAGQLQGLTALPVPESGKAYNWALSANTAQAVILKRLYGNASDLSKAQIDSLEKALQAQFKDTDQAVNDRSAAFGRQIAEALFAWSKTDGGHESYGRNFPADYVVPVGPDLWKPTENGQKIPMQPYWGSNRTFIRANNELPMPKPLGYSTDAKSATFAQYMDVYTKSKTLTQTEKEIAVWWADNPAESFTPPGHSYNIANIAVKTAKANLATAAEAFARTGLSVADAFILCWRCKYTYNNMRPYTYVRVAIDPTWVPFWPAPPFPGYPSGHATQSSSAATVLTAIFGEGFTFVDDSHVGRLRDPLRNVEFRPRQFKSFAEAAQESADSRFYGNIHTRQDNETGLVEGKKIGANVNALSWVK comes from the coding sequence ATGAAACCTTATCTATCCCCTCCCCACAAAGCCTTCCTGTCAGATAATCGAAGGTGGCCATGGCTCTTTGTAGTCTTTCTTGGTATCGTTTTACAGTCCTGCCAGCCAACTGACCCCACTACCCCGGCACCGATAGGAAAAACGGCGGATCAATACACCGCCGAAGTGGCTTCCAGATGGGCCACCCTGCAATTGAAACTGACCCAGTTAACGCCTGGCTTTAGCCCTCCGGTAGCCTCGCGTGCTTATGGTTACGCCGGTCTGGCTATGTACGAAGCCGTTGTTCCCGGCATTCCAAACCGCCGGTCGCTGGCTGGCCAGCTTCAGGGTTTAACGGCTTTGCCGGTACCCGAATCGGGTAAGGCCTATAACTGGGCCCTGAGCGCCAATACGGCTCAGGCGGTCATCCTGAAGCGTCTGTATGGCAACGCATCTGACCTGAGTAAAGCTCAGATCGATTCGCTGGAAAAAGCGTTACAGGCACAATTTAAAGATACTGACCAGGCCGTTAACGACCGGTCGGCCGCATTTGGCAGGCAGATTGCAGAAGCTTTGTTTGCCTGGTCGAAAACGGACGGGGGCCATGAAAGTTATGGCCGTAATTTCCCGGCCGATTACGTGGTTCCGGTTGGGCCAGACCTTTGGAAGCCCACGGAAAACGGCCAGAAAATCCCGATGCAGCCCTACTGGGGTAGCAATCGGACGTTCATCAGGGCGAACAATGAGTTGCCAATGCCTAAACCCTTGGGCTATTCAACGGATGCTAAATCGGCAACCTTTGCGCAGTATATGGACGTATATACTAAGTCGAAAACCCTGACCCAAACCGAGAAAGAAATTGCGGTTTGGTGGGCCGACAATCCGGCCGAGTCATTCACTCCTCCCGGACACTCGTATAATATCGCCAACATCGCCGTTAAAACCGCAAAAGCGAACCTCGCCACAGCTGCTGAAGCCTTCGCCCGAACAGGGCTGTCCGTGGCTGACGCATTTATCCTCTGCTGGCGGTGCAAATACACTTACAACAATATGCGCCCATACACGTATGTCCGGGTAGCGATTGACCCAACCTGGGTACCCTTCTGGCCCGCCCCACCGTTTCCGGGGTATCCGTCAGGTCATGCCACGCAGTCATCGTCAGCGGCAACGGTACTCACTGCCATATTCGGCGAGGGTTTTACGTTCGTTGACGATTCACACGTTGGCCGTTTAAGAGACCCCCTGCGCAACGTAGAGTTCAGACCCCGCCAGTTTAAGTCATTCGCCGAGGCAGCGCAGGAATCCGCCGATTCGCGCTTCTACGGGAATATTCATACGCGCCAGGACAATGAAACTGGTCTGGTTGAAGGGAAAAAGATTGGCGCTAACGTAAATGCGTTGTCCTGGGTGAAATAA
- a CDS encoding carboxy terminal-processing peptidase — translation MKKYLVTLVPVLMLSFQPDSPSGGAPLQALPTSSPTDELKPSISQEKVETLVAKLLTTYHYRKVRLNDSLSSVVWDNYLKELDNSKTFLLASDVAAFEKYRYQIDDALINGDLTAAYDLYNVFRKRYQERSAFIKEQIKKPFSFTADETFNTDREKAAWPKTIEEQNDLWRKILKNQALELKLGSRSDSAVVALMTQRYNNLDKAYNRIKSADVFQFYMNSFAEALDPHTNYLSPINADRFNQDMSQSLEGIGAMLREDNDYIRITDLVPGGPAFKSKLLNKDDKIAGVAQGDNGPMVNTMNWQVDEVVKLIKGPKGTVVRLQIISPGALAGAPPKEIRLVREKIKLEEQRAKKEIIEVSDNGRSFKIGVVNIPMFYRDFEGARKREEGFSSTTSDVKKFIEELKAEKVDGIVIDLRDNGGGSLTEAINLTGLFIPKGPVVQVRESSGETEVYTDPDPSVTYDGPMAVLVNRFSASASEIFAAAIQDYKRGIIVGGQTFGKGTVQTLIDLNQWLPKEPEKVGQVKMTIQKFYRINGSSTQHKGVTPDIELPSAFSAEEYGESSQPSALPWDQINSTRYELSHGINDKVLTRLRERFEQRLKSDPELKQLAQDLADFKKAKENTVVSLQESKRRKEREEAERKRAAANKVSQMSAPVDETGAPVPATAKKKKDTYLNEAGMVLADYILAVNK, via the coding sequence ATGAAGAAGTATCTGGTAACCCTTGTGCCCGTGCTGATGCTAAGTTTTCAGCCGGATTCTCCCTCGGGCGGTGCGCCCCTGCAGGCTTTACCCACGTCGTCGCCGACCGACGAGTTAAAGCCGTCTATCTCGCAGGAAAAAGTGGAAACGCTGGTGGCCAAGCTGTTAACGACCTATCATTACCGCAAGGTGCGGCTGAATGATTCGCTGTCGTCGGTAGTCTGGGACAACTATCTGAAAGAACTGGACAATAGCAAAACGTTTTTGCTGGCATCGGACGTAGCTGCTTTTGAAAAATACCGCTATCAGATTGACGACGCGCTGATCAACGGCGATCTGACGGCGGCCTATGATCTTTATAATGTGTTCCGGAAGCGTTATCAGGAGCGGAGCGCATTTATTAAAGAGCAGATCAAGAAGCCATTTTCGTTTACGGCCGACGAAACGTTCAATACTGACCGCGAAAAAGCTGCCTGGCCTAAAACCATTGAAGAGCAGAATGATCTGTGGCGTAAAATTCTGAAAAATCAGGCGCTCGAACTAAAGCTTGGCAGCCGAAGCGATAGCGCAGTTGTGGCTCTGATGACGCAGCGGTATAACAACCTCGATAAGGCATATAACCGGATTAAGAGTGCCGATGTCTTTCAGTTCTACATGAACTCGTTTGCCGAAGCACTCGATCCGCACACGAATTATCTGTCGCCAATTAATGCGGATCGGTTCAACCAGGATATGAGTCAGTCGCTGGAAGGAATCGGGGCTATGTTGCGCGAAGACAACGATTATATCCGTATAACCGATCTGGTTCCCGGTGGTCCGGCGTTTAAGAGTAAACTGCTGAACAAGGACGATAAAATTGCCGGGGTAGCACAGGGCGATAACGGCCCGATGGTGAACACAATGAACTGGCAGGTAGATGAAGTTGTGAAGCTTATCAAAGGGCCCAAGGGAACCGTAGTGCGTCTGCAGATTATCTCGCCAGGCGCGCTGGCGGGCGCACCCCCGAAGGAAATCCGCCTGGTCCGGGAGAAAATCAAGCTGGAAGAACAGCGTGCCAAGAAAGAAATTATTGAAGTATCTGACAACGGCCGTTCATTCAAGATAGGCGTCGTGAACATTCCTATGTTCTACCGCGATTTTGAAGGTGCCCGCAAGCGGGAAGAAGGCTTCAGCAGCACGACCAGCGACGTTAAGAAGTTTATTGAAGAACTGAAAGCCGAGAAAGTAGACGGTATCGTTATCGACCTGCGTGACAATGGGGGCGGTTCGCTCACGGAGGCTATTAACCTGACGGGCCTGTTCATCCCGAAAGGACCGGTAGTGCAGGTGCGTGAGTCGTCGGGTGAAACCGAGGTTTACACGGACCCCGATCCATCCGTTACGTATGATGGCCCAATGGCGGTTCTGGTGAACCGGTTCAGCGCTTCAGCTTCGGAGATCTTCGCGGCTGCGATTCAGGATTATAAGCGGGGAATTATCGTGGGTGGACAGACCTTTGGTAAAGGTACCGTGCAGACGCTGATTGATTTGAACCAATGGTTGCCGAAAGAACCCGAGAAGGTGGGGCAGGTGAAGATGACGATTCAGAAATTCTATCGCATCAATGGTAGCAGCACGCAGCACAAGGGCGTAACGCCGGATATCGAATTGCCGTCGGCGTTCTCCGCTGAGGAATATGGCGAAAGTTCGCAGCCAAGCGCTCTTCCCTGGGATCAGATTAACTCGACCCGCTATGAGTTGTCGCATGGCATCAACGACAAGGTGTTGACTCGTTTGCGTGAACGTTTCGAGCAGCGGCTCAAGTCAGATCCGGAACTGAAGCAACTGGCGCAGGACCTGGCTGATTTCAAAAAAGCCAAGGAAAACACGGTTGTTTCGCTGCAGGAATCCAAACGTCGGAAAGAACGCGAAGAGGCTGAGCGTAAACGGGCTGCGGCCAATAAAGTATCGCAGATGTCAGCACCGGTTGATGAAACAGGTGCTCCGGTACCAGCCACGGCTAAAAAGAAAAAAGATACGTACCTGAATGAAGCCGGAATGGTACTGGCCGATTACATCCTGGCCGTTAACAAATAA